The following is a genomic window from Elaeis guineensis isolate ETL-2024a chromosome 10, EG11, whole genome shotgun sequence.
TTTCTGTATTTGATTATGGCATCAATTTTACCAAACTTAATTTGGATTTGCAAGTCCTAGATATTTACCTTATCTGAACAAATTTCATGTGACTTCTGCAAGTCTAGATATTTACCTTATCTGGAACAAATTTCATGCAACTCATCTCTATTTGCTGTTGTTTATCTTGCTAGCAGTTTGTATTAATTTTTCTTATATACTTACGCAGATAACTGGTGATGCCGAAGCAGTTAAGAAAGCATTATTTGCGGTTTCTTCTATTATGTACAAGTTTTCACCAAAAGAAGAGATCTCCCTTGATACTTCTGTTCCAGAGCTTCCACCAATTATCATTCCTTCAGATGTCACTATCTATCCAGCTGGTAGCTTTTTTCCTGCTGCAGATGCTATTGTTTCCCCTTCTCGATCTGTGCCATCAGTCATAGGTGCAACACCATCTGTACCAGAGCTTCATGGATATACCGATACAGCTAGTGCATGGCCTGTTTATCCATCTGCTCTTCCTGTTGTTTCTGGGTATGGTGGTCCATCACGTTCAGAGGATTTAGTAGTACGAGTCTTGTGTCCATCTGACAAGATTGGACGTGTTATTGGTAAGGGAGGGAGTACCGTAAAGAGTATGAGGCAAAACAGTGGTGCTCGTATTGATGTTGATGATACAAAGGACGAGACTGAAGAATGTCTTATTACTATCACATCTACAGAGGTTAGATTTATTCATGATTTTGGTAGTTTTTCCcagttatcaatttttggcaAATGGTGTGATGCATGATCTGTGTGTGCAGTCCACAGATGATATCAAATCTGCTGCAATTGAAGCTATTTTGCTGCTTCAAGGAAAGATCAATGATGAGGATGCTGAGAAAGTGAATATCCGTCTTCTTGTTCCCTCAAAGGTTATTGGCTGCCTCATAGGCAAGAGTGGTTCGATTATAAGTGACATGCGCAAGAAGACTAAGGCTGAAATTAGGATCTCAAAGGGTGAAAAGCCTAAACGTGCTGCTTCCAGTGATGAGCTTGTGGAGGTTTGCCCATCTCCTCGAATCCTGATTTCCTTTTGTTGTCATCAGACAGTTTCTAATGTGTATTTTTCCTTTCACTTTTGATTGGGATCCAGGTGACTGGAGAGGTAGGTAATTTGCGTGATGCACTTGTTCAGATTATTTTGAGGCTTAGGGAAGATGCTTTGAGAGATAGGAATGGCAGCCAGAATACTCATAAGGATGGTAGTCAGAACGCTCCTCCAGTTGATCCTCTTTACTCAAGTAGTCTGTCTGTTCCTCCAGTATTACCTAGCATTCCACCAGTTGCACCTCTGAGCTATGACCAGAGGGTAGAAACTGATAGGGGTTTTGGAGTACTTTCTGGAAGCAGTTTGTATGGATACGGTTCTCTGCAGGTATATTGCTTGGTACTTCAGGATTTCTGATCCAAACTGTTTGTTGTTCAGAATTTTTGGAAAATTCATAGAAGCTTTTTATTAATATTGTTATATTTCTCTGTCAAGGCTGGAGAGAATGGCTATGGCTCCCTTTCCCAGTATTCATCAAAGTCATATGGAGGGTATGCTTTTCCTATGCATTTTTTTTATAGTGGTTTAGTCCTTGTTCCTGCCCTCCCAGTGAAATAATGGTCCAAACAGCTGCTTTTCTTGGATCCCTTGTGCCCTCTATGAAACATTTTGACCATGTATTTTTGCAAGGAtgcaatttataatttattttctttGGTCATCATATTCACGAGTCCTTGTCAATGTTTAAAGAAGCCTTTTTTAAATTTAGATACTCTGTCATGCGTTAGAAGCCATTCTAATGTTCTAACTATTTTTTTGGTTTTCTGTTGCTCTAACTTTGGGCAGATTGCCTCCATATATTGAGATGGTGATTCCTGCAAATGCTTTAGCTAAAGTTATGGGAAAAGGTGGCACAAACATTGAAAATATAAGAAAGGTGCGTCTACATTTATCCTCATGATAGGGTTGCTTTTTTCTCATATCCTTTACATAACAAATGCATGTATACTTATTTAGACTGGAATTAGATTATTGCATATTATATCATTCCCTAAGTACATCTAGTTTCAGATATGAGTGGTCTATAATTCAGACATGATTTAGTATTTTGGCGGTGTTTTTTCCTCTTGTTTACATTGTTTCTTTAATATTTTAACTTTAGATTCAAACTATGGTTTCTTATTTTCCATATATACAGAACACCCAAATCTACTGCACCATATTCTGATAACATGGAACTGTCTCTGGTTTCAATGATCTAGTTTGTAGCTATCCACAAGGGAAAACTAAAAATTTCCTTACCTGACCTTTAGCCATAGATCTGACTTTTGCAATCGATTCTAATTAAAGGGTGCTGCTGAATATCTCCAGTCAAAAAAGAGCATGCAAAATCCATGTCTCAGTTATAGAGCAACCATGACCTTATCATAACTTATCTCATTTCACTCTTTTCTGTAGACCCAAAGATTATTAGTATGGGTTTGAAAATATGAAACATTTCAAACCATGTATAACCGCATATTGGCCAGACGGTTGAGCTGTTCATTGGTCTTAAGAATTGAGATTGATGAATTTCAGTGCCCTGGAAAATTGAATTATGCATTGCAAATTATTCCTTAGCATTACCTTTATGCATTGCAAATGCACAAATGCAAAGAGTTCCGATCGGAAGATCACTAAAACCACTCTGGAATAATTTGCATATTAGATATTCAGGTAATGGGCATACTGATCATGTCATACACTTGGGCTATAGAATATTAGATACACATTCAACCATATGTCGTACACTATTGACCTTCCTTAGCATTACCTACCAAAGCCCTGGCTTCATGCCCAGCTATTTTTCCAGTTCTTCATCTAGTTAGCCTTCTAATTAAATGTTTTTTGGTTTAGTTTAACTAGCTTTTTTGTGTTTCATGCTGTTGCAGATATCTGGTGCTCGTATAGAAATTGTTGATTCAAAATCATCCCGTTATGAGCGTATTGCTCAGATATCTGGAACCCCCGAGCAGAAGCGTGCTGCAGAGAACCTAATCCAGGCATTTATAATGTCAACTTAAGATGATGGATATGCTTTCAAACGTAAATAGGCAATATTTTGTTCTGTTGTTGCAGTGCACTTCCTTTTGGTTTTCCATAGTTTCCTTAGGTTTTTATTCCGGAAAGGAGAGGTATATCTCCTAAAATCCTTCTGGTGTCTTCTGCCTCCTCAGAGTCAATTCATGTTCCGAAGAATCTGCTGCTTTGTTGTCGAGGAAAATGTTATCTATGCCAGTGAACCTATCATATCTGATTTCCCAAGAAATCTTAGGCCCTTCTTGTTTTCCTCTTTGATGTTATTTCTTGTGCTTCTTTAACTGGTATGGATGCCATGTATCCTGGTTTTAGTGACTCTTAAACAAATGATTCACTGATCGATATATTGATGTTTAATTATCCTGTCTTGCCCATCATTTGTCAGCTGCATGGTAGGATCTATCCTTAAACTGGGTGGTGTAATCAAGTTTTGACAAGTACTGTTTTAACTTTTAACTGCTGAACTGAGTTATGTATATGATCGTTATTGAAGCTAAAAATCATGTACAAAAATGAAATCTTAGAGCCCTAGGACTTCCTTCTTCTTTCCTCATGCTTGTATAGATTGAAGTTTGATTTTGTTCTCAGGCCTTGATCTGAGTCAATGACTGCATGTTGTGTAGTGCTTGTACTTTTTGTTTCTTCTGTTGAATTGTATCATTAGTTTGTTTGCTCTCAAGTTTCTCTTGTAATGggttttgattttaactctttttgCTCTTGATTTTCTGGACATCCATTTTCCTGCTTTATGTATGTTTCTGTCTCCCCTGTTTTTTTTCTCCTCATTGCATTCATCTTAGGTCAATCCAATTTGTGCTCCATCGTTGGCCCCTTAAATTCACTGTTTTTAAGACATTGCTCTGTCTCTTGGCCATATATATTGGATTTGGGCATTGAATAATTTTGCTTTCTCATCCATTTCTGCTACAGCCCGAAACAAAAAATTTTGTAGGAAAAAGTGTATATTCTTATTCTCTACTCCACAAAAGTTACCAACTTCTGACCCACTAAGAGACTGGTGGTCCAGATGTCTAGAATTGAGTAATATTCTTATGTGACTTCGTGCCACCTTTATATCTGCATGCTCCAAGGAAGGGTTAGCTCACTTAGCTCTAGGTTTCAGTGTCCAGGTGATGCATACAGCAGGTACAGGTGTGCTCTTGTCAACTGCAAGATTTCGGTTTTACCGGCAGAGACCATGTAAATTATGTACATATGTGCTGATGAGTTTTTACAAGTGTTCGGATTGTGTGTGGCTTGCTGTTTTTGTTTTCCAGCCACCTAAAGTAGTTATGCATTTGGCAATGCGAAAGtattgatattaaaattattttatagttaTGTTTCTTGGGTCGTTTTCTGAGAAGAAAATAGTCTGGAGTGTTGATTATTTCTCCATGCATGCTTGATCATTATATGGATTATGGCCTATAAATGTAGCTGAAGGTTCTAAAAATGGTCTGCAGCAAATCACATCTATATGAATGTCGCTTGCTTGGATGATAGTCCATTTAGGTTGATCAAGTACCTGCAAAGATAATAAATTCATGGAGAATCCTGCGCTTTGATCTATGGTGCTGGTGGCTGCAGCTCCTTGGATTGTGGGTGAAGGAACTGTGTGAACCATCCTGTGCACCGCGGGTGGAAGGAATTCCAGAAGCAACACCTGGGATGTGTGATTATTTATGagcaaggtggatgggaaaaacAAATGTGTGGATTGATGCATGAGAAGCGGGAACTAATGAAAGTGTGCCCTATGTGTCCAAAGTTTACATTTATGAGGATATTTAACTCTGTGGAAAGGGCATAAATGAGGTTGTGAGTTTGAGGAatgtttatttattaattaattatatttttctgaAAGTCAAAAATACTATTGAAAAACCAAAAAATCATGACCATTCATGCTTCTATCCTGGGGATGTGCATGGGCTAATATTATGGTGTTGATCTCATCTCATGCGGCATCGTTCATTGACGTTATTTTTGGTGGCATAGGCCTGGCTCAGTAAGTTATTTGGTTATTCATAAGATAGAACAGTCGATGTATGAGCAAGATCAAGAATTCCATGCATGTAGCTAACTTGGCTTAAAAAAGGCCTTCTAtgttccattaaaaaaaaaaaaaaaaaggcctgaTTCTATTTGGAAGGAAAAGGAGAATTGGGAAATAGAAAAATGGAGACGCGGGGAATCGAACCCCGTGCCTCTCGCATGCGAAGCGAGCGCTCTACCATATGAGCTACGTCCCCTTGCGGTGTTTTATCTTACCTGAAAGTTATTTGTTGAGTCTTAACAAAATTCTTTACAATATGTTACCAAGAGTATAATCATTTCAGCTGAGGCTGTATTTGTTGCTGCCATTGCTTAAATGGGTAAACCGTAAAATGCGTAGAGGATTGCGTGGATGATCACTCATATGAGGTAGGTATGTTCCTAGCCAAGTAAACAGGAATTCCTCTTGCCAATTCTTATAGACTGACAATGTCATTTGGAGAGgagaggatgatgatgatgataatgtaACATCTATGCTTGTTAATGTTGGCATGAGGATATGCAACAAATTttaccttttctttttttggggaGTTGACACGCAACAATGTTTAAGCTGAGCCAATTAGAAATTATAACATCTTTACTTTTTGAGTAAAAGAAATGAATGTCAACTTCAAGACAAGCATTGGGTGATGGAAGCAGAGGCCATGGAGGAGGCCGGTCGGCGAGCGGCGGTCGATCTCTGAGAAGAGGTACAGGTAGGTTGGTGGATATTGATGATGATGGAGTCGATGTACGTTTCCTCATCACTGATCATGGACCATTTTGGACTTAGGGATTTAAGGTTTGGCCTAAGTTTGTGCTTTTGGGCTTCTTCGTATGACGTGGACTGTGGTTGTTTGGGCTGTCAGACCTCCCTCGTCCCAAACTTGTATTTTTGCTTCTTttgttttccttttctcttttccaGTGTTGTTTTCTCCTCCTTTTGTACTTATATTTCATTTATAACAAAATGCGTAGGTGGACTTTCCCACCATTttgcatttttaaaaaaaaaaaaaaaaaaaaagaaaaagaaaaatgaaaaactaaAGACAAGCATCTTTATCAAGTAAAGCAGCAGCATGGAGCTGTTAACTAGGTTGTACGGTTGTGCCCAAGAAAAATCTCTCTCTCAGAGAAATTTGACTTAATATGAGTTGTAGAAAGTTATTTATACCATTCTGCATCAGAAAAGAATAAccgaatttttcttttttatttaagcAAGTAAGGGAATGGTAATTTAGTGGCTAACTAAAGCaccaattaaattaaatatctacCAAAATATAAAAAAGAACCAATTAAACTAAAACATGGCTAAAATTTTACATTGACTACCATTACCAATACCATCTTTAAGAAACTTGCTTCTATTTCATGTTGACTCTTTTGATGGGTCAATCTTAATTTACAAATATCCATTACACATTCTTGATAGCGGACAATCTGTATAATCTGGGTACGTGGAAGGTTGTAGTTCGCACAACTCCTCAAATCTAGTAGCGCACGAGAGCTTCTGATGAACCAGCCATACAAATATAACCTAGTTTTCGGTACAATTTCCATCAACTTAAAACTAGATTATCCTAATTTTGTACAATATTGTTAAATAACCGTAGCCATGACTTGAGATTTCATCATACATGCTTATTAATATACCTCCTCTCAtgatttaaaaatcatgactcGACACTAAGATATTATCTACTTTAACTTA
Proteins encoded in this region:
- the LOC105053051 gene encoding KH domain-containing protein At4g18375 isoform X1 gives rise to the protein MVETGKRPRQQRDDDNDGKQRNKRAGNMERSGDGELVVYRILCPDGVIGSVIGKGGKVINSIRQETYAKIKVVDPFPGADKRVITIYCYVRDKDSVDVDEDSMEPLCPAQDALLKVHDAIVNALGNASDYDKRNKEEAHILVPASQAAIIIGKSGATIKRLRSKTKANIKVIPKDAHDVTHSCAMSHDNFVQITGDAEAVKKALFAVSSIMYKFSPKEEISLDTSVPELPPIIIPSDVTIYPAGSFFPAADAIVSPSRSVPSVIGATPSVPELHGYTDTASAWPVYPSALPVVSGYGGPSRSEDLVVRVLCPSDKIGRVIGKGGSTVKSMRQNSGARIDVDDTKDETEECLITITSTESTDDIKSAAIEAILLLQGKINDEDAEKVNIRLLVPSKVIGCLIGKSGSIISDMRKKTKAEIRISKGEKPKRAASSDELVEVTGEVGNLRDALVQIILRLREDALRDRNGSQNTHKDGSQNAPPVDPLYSSSLSVPPVLPSIPPVAPLSYDQRVETDRGFGVLSGSSLYGYGSLQAGENGYGSLSQYSSKSYGGLPPYIEMVIPANALAKVMGKGGTNIENIRKISGARIEIVDSKSSRYERIAQISGTPEQKRAAENLIQAFIMST
- the LOC105053051 gene encoding KH domain-containing protein At4g18375 isoform X2 → MVETGKRPRQQRDDDNDGKQRNKRAGNMERSGDGELVVYRILCPDGVIGSVIGKGGKVINSIRQETYAKIKVVDPFPGADKRVITIYCYVRDKDSVDVDEDSMEPLCPAQDALLKVHDAIVNALGNASDYDKRNKEEAHILVPASQAAIIIGKSGATIKRLRSKTKANIKVIPKDAHDVTHSCAMSHDNFVQITGDAEAVKKALFAVSSIMYKFSPKEEISLDTSVPELPPIIIPSDVTIYPAGSFFPAADAIVSPSRSVPSVIGATPSVPELHGYTDTASAWPVYPSALPVVSGYGGPSRSEDLVVRVLCPSDKIGRVIGKGGSTVKSMRQNSGARIDVDDTKDETEECLITITSTESTDDIKSAAIEAILLLQGKINDEDAEKVNIRLLVPSKVIGCLIGKSGSIISDMRKKTKAEIRISKGEKPKRAASSDELVEVTGEVGNLRDALVQIILRLREDALRDRNGSQNTHKDGSQNAPPVDPLYSSSLSVPPVLPSIPPVAPLSYDQRVETDRGFGVLSGSSLYGYGSLQAGENGYGSLSQYSSKSYGGLPPYIEMVIPANALAKVMGKGGTNIENIRKQITSI
- the LOC105053051 gene encoding KH domain-containing protein At4g18375 isoform X3 yields the protein MVETGKRPRQQRDDDNDGKQRNKRAGNMERSGDGELVVYRILCPDGVIGSVIGKGGKVINSIRQETYAKIKVVDPFPGADKRVITIYCYVRDKDSVDVDEDSMEPLCPAQDALLKVHDAIVNALGNASDYDKRNKEEAHILVPASQAAIIIGKSGATIKRLRSKTKANIKVIPKDAHDVTHSCAMSHDNFVQITGDAEAVKKALFAVSSIMYKFSPKEEISLDTSVPELPPIIIPSDVTIYPAGSFFPAADAIVSPSRSVPSVIGATPSVPELHGYTDTASAWPVYPSALPVVSGYGGPSRSEDLVVRVLCPSDKIGRVIGKGGSTVKSMRQNSGARIDVDDTKDETEECLITITSTESTDDIKSAAIEAILLLQGKINDEDAEKVNIRLLVPSKVIGCLIGKSGSIISDMRKKTKAEIRISKGEKPKRAASSDELVEVTGEVGNLRDALVQIILRLREDALRDRNGSQNTHKDGSQNAPPVDPLYSSSLSVPPVLPSIPPVAPLSYDQRVETDRGFGVLSGSSLYGYGSLQAGENGYGSLSQYSSKSYGGYLVLV